In the Deinococcus ficus genome, one interval contains:
- the dnaG gene encoding DNA primase yields the protein MGTKEEVRSRLGIADVIGEYVRLTPAGKGRMKGLCPFHNEKTPSFQVDTEQGYFYCFGCKAGGDIFSFIQRTENLSFGDALRKLAEQAGVQVEAKYGEKSSRDLYDVNAFALGYFRDHLQGPALEYLRRRGLTDQTIAAFELGYAPEGWDGLLKLARSRGVSERQLLEAGLLIENPENGRVYDRFRGRVMFPIRDHLGRLVGFGGRVLDDTKPKYLNTPETDVFRKGELLYGLDKARTTLKDPGAELVVVEGYMDVITMHQHGFTGAVASLGTALTADHATLLERLGAQRLVMMFDRDDAGLKATLNGLDQVIGAKFRVRATSVPSGKDPADALLAGDDAGIREALRTGLDEVHYRVQAAIDAHGLGTSEGKRRVLMQLLPRMQNLDPLDEGAEQMRTIACEHLGIKPDALMEWIGSKAKRRQLTDTHLAGMSNHRAEEDRELALLRQLLVDPALKAKLDGTVSWRNETVRKVMLALQGSSDSADVLEIFRGQPEEQLLIRLMFESKDAGTLSRSHTEQFEQKRSAYASSAVDDIQVTISIDSMRAEVDLLKKQITAAPPTEQLGLLKQIQELQRAIEAEKRMRRGTA from the coding sequence ATGGGAACGAAGGAAGAAGTCCGGTCCAGACTGGGCATCGCGGACGTGATCGGCGAGTACGTGCGCCTCACGCCCGCCGGGAAGGGCCGCATGAAGGGCCTGTGCCCCTTTCACAACGAGAAGACCCCCAGCTTTCAGGTGGACACCGAGCAGGGGTACTTCTACTGCTTCGGCTGCAAGGCCGGCGGGGACATCTTCAGCTTCATCCAGCGCACCGAGAACCTCAGTTTCGGGGACGCGCTGCGCAAACTCGCCGAGCAGGCCGGCGTGCAGGTGGAGGCCAAGTACGGCGAGAAATCCAGTCGCGACCTGTACGATGTCAACGCCTTCGCCCTGGGCTACTTCCGGGACCACCTGCAGGGCCCGGCCCTGGAGTACCTGCGCCGCCGTGGCCTGACCGACCAGACCATCGCCGCGTTCGAGCTCGGGTACGCGCCGGAAGGCTGGGACGGCCTGCTGAAACTCGCCCGGTCCCGCGGCGTCAGCGAACGGCAGCTGCTGGAGGCCGGGCTGCTGATCGAGAACCCCGAGAACGGCCGCGTATACGACCGCTTCCGCGGGCGCGTGATGTTCCCCATCCGCGACCACCTCGGCCGCCTCGTGGGGTTCGGCGGACGCGTGCTGGACGACACCAAACCCAAGTACCTGAACACCCCGGAAACCGACGTGTTCCGCAAGGGCGAACTGCTGTACGGCCTGGACAAGGCCCGCACCACCCTCAAGGACCCCGGCGCGGAACTCGTCGTGGTCGAAGGGTACATGGACGTCATCACCATGCACCAGCACGGCTTCACGGGCGCCGTCGCGTCCCTCGGTACGGCCCTCACCGCCGATCACGCCACCCTCCTCGAACGCCTGGGCGCGCAGCGGCTCGTGATGATGTTCGACCGCGACGACGCCGGCCTCAAGGCCACCCTGAACGGCCTGGACCAGGTGATCGGCGCGAAATTCCGCGTGCGGGCCACCAGCGTTCCCAGCGGCAAGGACCCCGCCGACGCCCTCCTCGCCGGCGACGACGCCGGCATCCGCGAGGCCCTGCGCACCGGTCTGGACGAGGTGCACTACCGCGTCCAGGCCGCCATCGACGCCCACGGCCTGGGCACCAGCGAAGGCAAACGCCGCGTCCTCATGCAGCTCCTCCCGCGCATGCAGAACCTCGACCCCCTGGACGAGGGCGCCGAACAGATGCGCACCATCGCCTGCGAACACCTCGGCATCAAACCCGACGCGCTCATGGAATGGATCGGCAGCAAGGCCAAACGCCGCCAGCTCACCGACACCCACCTCGCCGGCATGAGCAACCACCGCGCCGAGGAGGACCGCGAACTCGCCCTCCTGCGGCAGCTGCTCGTGGACCCCGCCCTCAAGGCCAAACTGGACGGCACCGTCTCCTGGCGCAACGAAACCGTCCGCAAGGTCATGCTCGCCCTCCAGGGCAGCAGCGACTCCGCCGACGTGCTTGAGATCTTCCGCGGGCAGCCCGAGGAACAGCTCCTGATCCGCCTGATGTTCGAAAGCAAGGACGCCGGGACGCTGAGCCGCAGCCACACCGAACAGTTCGAGCAGAAACGCAGCGCCTACGCCTCCAGCGCCGTGGACGACATCCAGGTCACCATCAGCATCGACAGCATGCGCGCCGAAGTGGACCTCCTGAAAAAGCAGATCACCGCCGCCCCGCCCACCGAACAGCTCGGGCTGCTCAAGCAGATTCAGGAACTCCAGCGCGCCATCGAAGCGGAGAAACGCATGCGGCGCGGCACCGCCTGA